Proteins encoded within one genomic window of Streptomyces profundus:
- a CDS encoding OsmC family protein, producing the protein MSTAQRTQKPAKKEDAPEEILLETAPDPQPGLREYLTVKRAALLAREEAARANPPTQPHRLRARASAEARSGVRRIRIRHHQIVSDSPLDFAGYDLGPASPEIQLGVLSSCLTHVFLIQAARLRVPLDALEVQVEADQDPRGGKPGFEETPIYPHNISYTVHLTSPASAERVRELHETVERECPIYNLLINPQHVTGRVVLTGSPREV; encoded by the coding sequence ATGAGCACCGCTCAGCGCACCCAGAAGCCGGCTAAAAAAGAAGACGCCCCGGAGGAAATCCTGTTGGAGACCGCGCCCGATCCCCAGCCGGGGTTGCGCGAGTATCTGACGGTGAAGCGCGCCGCGCTGTTGGCGCGGGAGGAGGCGGCGCGCGCCAACCCGCCGACCCAGCCGCACCGGCTGCGGGCCAGGGCCTCGGCCGAGGCCCGCAGCGGGGTGCGCCGCATCCGCATCCGGCACCACCAGATCGTCAGCGACTCGCCGTTGGACTTCGCCGGCTACGACCTGGGCCCGGCCTCCCCCGAGATCCAGCTCGGGGTGCTCTCCAGCTGCCTCACCCATGTGTTCCTGATCCAGGCGGCGCGGCTGCGGGTGCCGCTGGACGCGTTGGAGGTGCAGGTCGAGGCCGATCAGGACCCGCGCGGTGGAAAGCCGGGCTTCGAGGAGACGCCGATCTACCCGCACAACATCAGCTACACCGTGCATCTGACCTCCCCCGCCTCGGCGGAGCGGGTCAGGGAGCTGCACGAGACGGTGGAGCGGGAGTGCCCGATCTACAACCTGCTGATCAACCCCCAACACGTCACGGGCCGCGTGGTGTTGACCGGCAGCCCCCGCGAGGTCTGA
- a CDS encoding dipeptide ABC transporter ATP-binding protein, protein MSDEPHPLLSVEDLHVTYRTRRATVDAVRGASLTVPPGETVALVGESGSGKSTVGLAVLGLLPEGTESVRGTVRLAGREVLGLPDRRLRRLRGREIAFIPQDPKASLNPVQRVGAQIAEALRIHGLVTGAAETREHVARLLDEAGLPEPARVAGQFPHELSGGMCQRVLIAIALAGRPRLLIADEPTSALDVTVQRRILDHLAKVTGETGAGMLLITHDLALAAERAGQVAVMSQGRIVESGPSGRVIGAPAHPYTRELVAAAPSMTAPPAVETSQDAEPLLTVEGLRRVYRVRQPAGGHREIAAVDGISFSLARGGSLGIVGESGSGKSTTAQLLLRLDRPDAGRIVLDGADLGGVSAAELRALRRHVQPVFQDSYGSLDPTFTVARSIAEPLRAFRVRGRAARVTELLDLVRLPASVRDRRPAELSGGQRQRVSIARALALTPRLLVLDEPVSALDVSVQARVLDLLAELRQELGLSYVFISHDLAVIRQVCDRVLVMRHGRIVEHGRVADVFTNPRHPYTEELLAAIPGGRHGAPVEATGQPSATPTIGGTR, encoded by the coding sequence GTGAGCGACGAACCCCACCCCCTGCTGTCCGTCGAGGACCTGCACGTCACCTACCGCACCCGGCGTGCCACCGTGGACGCGGTGCGCGGCGCCTCGTTGACCGTGCCGCCGGGCGAGACCGTCGCCCTGGTCGGCGAGTCGGGCTCGGGCAAGTCCACCGTCGGACTCGCCGTGCTCGGACTGCTGCCCGAGGGCACCGAGTCCGTCCGGGGCACGGTGCGGCTGGCCGGCCGGGAGGTGCTCGGCCTGCCGGACCGGCGGCTGCGCCGCCTGCGCGGGCGGGAGATCGCCTTCATCCCGCAGGACCCCAAGGCGTCCCTCAACCCGGTCCAGCGGGTCGGCGCCCAGATCGCCGAGGCGCTGCGCATCCACGGCCTGGTGACGGGCGCCGCCGAGACCAGGGAGCATGTCGCACGGCTGCTGGACGAAGCGGGGCTGCCCGAACCCGCCCGCGTCGCGGGGCAGTTCCCGCACGAGCTGTCCGGCGGCATGTGCCAGCGGGTGCTGATCGCCATCGCGTTGGCCGGCCGGCCCAGACTGCTGATCGCCGACGAGCCGACCAGCGCCCTCGACGTCACCGTGCAGCGCCGCATCCTGGACCATCTGGCGAAGGTCACCGGCGAGACGGGCGCCGGGATGCTGCTGATCACCCACGATCTGGCGCTGGCCGCCGAACGCGCGGGGCAGGTCGCGGTGATGTCCCAGGGCCGCATCGTCGAGAGCGGGCCGAGCGGGCGGGTGATCGGCGCGCCCGCCCACCCCTACACCAGGGAACTGGTCGCCGCCGCGCCCTCCATGACGGCGCCGCCCGCCGTCGAGACGTCCCAGGACGCCGAACCGCTGCTGACCGTCGAGGGGTTGCGACGCGTCTACCGGGTGCGCCAACCCGCCGGCGGACATCGGGAGATCGCAGCCGTGGACGGCATCAGCTTCTCGCTGGCGCGCGGCGGATCGCTGGGCATCGTCGGCGAGTCGGGCTCCGGCAAGTCGACCACGGCGCAGCTGCTGCTCCGCCTCGACCGGCCCGACGCCGGGCGCATCGTGCTGGACGGCGCCGATCTGGGCGGTGTCTCAGCGGCCGAACTGCGGGCGTTGCGCCGGCATGTGCAACCCGTCTTCCAGGACTCCTACGGCTCGCTCGACCCCACGTTCACCGTGGCCAGGTCCATCGCGGAGCCGCTGCGCGCCTTCCGGGTGCGGGGTCGCGCGGCGCGGGTGACCGAACTCCTCGACCTGGTGCGGCTGCCCGCCTCGGTGCGCGACCGGCGGCCGGCCGAGCTCTCCGGCGGCCAGCGCCAACGGGTCAGCATCGCCCGCGCGTTGGCCCTCACCCCCCGGCTGCTGGTGCTGGACGAGCCGGTCTCGGCCCTCGATGTGTCCGTCCAGGCCCGGGTGCTCGACCTGCTGGCCGAGCTGCGCCAGGAGTTGGGCCTTTCCTATGTCTTCATCTCGCACGACCTCGCCGTGATCCGGCAGGTCTGCGACCGGGTGCTGGTGATGCGGCACGGCCGGATCGTGGAACACGGCCGGGTCGCCGACGTGTTCACCAACCCCCGACACCCGTACACCGAGGAGCTGTTGGCCGCCATCCCCGGCGGCCGACACGGCGCGCCGGTGGAGGCCACCGGCCAGCCGTCCGCCACCCCCACCATCGGAGGAACACGATGA
- a CDS encoding TetR/AcrR family transcriptional regulator, translated as MTAIRTARARARQEVTLAIKDEARRQLAAEGAAKLSLRAVARELGMVSSALYRYFPGRDELLTALIVDAYTALGDAVEAAVQRTVDEAPLVRWLAACHAARDWAIAHPHEYGLIHGTPVPGYAAPNDTSAPASRLPLALVTIATDALHAGRLAQAPGDAPPPEVLADVQTLVGEHAPELDAATLARLLAAWGQLLGLLSMEVFGQFNGVVTERRPFFTHATTRLAANVGVVR; from the coding sequence ATGACAGCCATCCGCACCGCGAGAGCACGCGCGCGACAGGAAGTGACCCTGGCGATCAAGGACGAGGCGCGCCGGCAGCTGGCCGCCGAGGGCGCCGCCAAGCTCTCCCTGCGGGCCGTCGCCCGGGAGCTGGGCATGGTCTCCTCGGCGCTCTACCGCTACTTCCCCGGCCGCGACGAGCTGTTGACGGCCCTGATCGTCGACGCCTACACCGCGCTCGGCGACGCGGTGGAGGCCGCCGTCCAGCGCACCGTCGACGAGGCGCCGCTGGTCCGCTGGCTCGCCGCCTGCCACGCGGCCCGCGACTGGGCCATCGCCCACCCCCACGAGTACGGCCTGATCCACGGCACCCCCGTGCCCGGCTATGCCGCGCCCAACGACACCTCGGCCCCCGCCTCGCGGCTCCCCCTCGCGCTGGTCACCATCGCCACCGACGCGCTCCACGCCGGCCGGCTGGCGCAGGCGCCGGGCGACGCACCCCCGCCCGAGGTGCTGGCGGATGTCCAGACCCTCGTGGGCGAGCACGCCCCGGAGTTGGACGCGGCCACCCTCGCGCGGCTCCTCGCGGCCTGGGGTCAGCTCCTCGGCCTGCTCAGCATGGAGGTCTTCGGCCAGTTCAACGGCGTGGTCACCGAACGCCGGCCGTTCTTCACGCACGCCACCACCCGGCTCGCCGCCAACGTCGGCGTCGTCCGTTAG
- a CDS encoding ABC transporter permease, whose product MTRYVLVRLVNGLFVLWAALTVSFLVLHLVPGDPVSVMLRGAGGEGSAVDPAAADELRAELGLDQPVHQQYLEFVWNALRLDFGTSFQSGEEVTGVLSRALPATLELAVTSLLLVLLVGVTTAVGASLLPTARLRSAVLSATVVGNALPSFWTGIILLQVFSFGLGWFPAYGNGEFAQLVLPAIALALPSIGLLTQVLGRSLRTALAEPYVRTARAKGASRLRAVTAHALRNAAIPAMTLFGLMIGGIVAGAIITESVFSRQGLGRLTAEAISAHDFPVIRALVFLAGALYVAVNLAVDLIYPKVDPRIVLRSTGA is encoded by the coding sequence GTGACCCGTTATGTCCTCGTCCGGCTCGTCAACGGCCTGTTCGTGCTGTGGGCGGCGCTGACGGTCTCCTTCCTGGTGCTGCACCTGGTGCCGGGCGACCCCGTGTCGGTGATGCTGCGCGGGGCCGGCGGCGAGGGCTCGGCGGTCGACCCGGCCGCCGCGGACGAGCTCCGCGCCGAGCTGGGCCTGGACCAGCCCGTCCACCAGCAGTATCTGGAGTTCGTCTGGAACGCGCTCAGGCTCGACTTCGGCACGTCCTTCCAGTCGGGCGAAGAGGTGACCGGGGTGCTCTCCAGGGCGCTCCCCGCCACCCTCGAACTGGCCGTCACCTCACTGCTGCTGGTGCTGCTGGTCGGCGTCACCACGGCGGTGGGCGCGTCGCTGCTGCCGACCGCGCGGCTGCGGTCGGCGGTGCTGTCGGCGACCGTGGTGGGCAACGCCCTGCCCAGCTTCTGGACGGGGATCATCCTGCTCCAGGTGTTCTCCTTCGGGCTCGGCTGGTTCCCCGCCTACGGCAACGGCGAGTTCGCCCAACTGGTGTTGCCCGCCATCGCGTTGGCCCTGCCGAGCATCGGGTTGCTGACCCAGGTGCTCGGCCGGAGCCTGCGCACCGCGCTCGCCGAGCCCTATGTGCGCACCGCGCGCGCCAAGGGCGCGTCCCGGCTGCGCGCGGTGACGGCGCACGCGCTGCGCAACGCGGCGATCCCGGCGATGACGCTCTTCGGCCTGATGATCGGCGGCATCGTCGCCGGCGCCATCATCACGGAGAGCGTCTTCTCCCGGCAGGGCCTCGGCCGGCTGACGGCCGAGGCCATCAGCGCCCACGACTTCCCCGTGATCCGCGCGCTGGTCTTCCTCGCCGGGGCGCTCTATGTGGCGGTCAACCTGGCCGTCGACCTGATCTATCCCAAGGTCGATCCCAGGATCGTCCTGCGGTCGACCGGCGCTTGA
- a CDS encoding DUF1684 domain-containing protein, translated as MTIPETAPDAADRAAFEAAWRQWRAQRDRTLTAPHGFLAVTSLRWLGPAPERFEDAPGAWSSTEHEGVVVELAADEQLTLDGESLVGRHVFGHLPERGGVTAEAGDTLLEIARRGGQDILRPRHPEHPLRTGYTGTPSYAPDPAWVLPGRFVPFDEPRSVTVGAAVPGLEHVYQAPGAVEFDVDGERHRLTAFNGGAPGALLLLFTDATSGVTTYPASRSLALDPPDAAGRVTVDLNRAANLPCAYTDHATCPLPPAGNRLPVAVEAGERLPLERGGAPD; from the coding sequence ATGACGATCCCCGAAACCGCCCCGGACGCGGCCGACCGCGCGGCGTTCGAGGCCGCCTGGCGGCAGTGGCGCGCACAGCGCGACCGCACCCTGACCGCGCCCCACGGATTCCTCGCCGTCACCAGCCTCCGCTGGCTCGGCCCGGCACCGGAGCGCTTCGAGGACGCGCCCGGCGCCTGGTCCAGCACCGAACACGAGGGTGTCGTGGTCGAGTTGGCCGCCGACGAGCAGCTGACCCTCGACGGCGAGTCCCTCGTCGGCCGGCATGTCTTCGGCCACCTCCCGGAGCGCGGCGGGGTGACCGCCGAGGCCGGCGACACCCTGCTGGAGATCGCCAGGCGCGGCGGCCAGGACATCCTGCGCCCCCGCCACCCCGAACATCCGCTGCGCACCGGCTACACCGGCACCCCGAGCTACGCCCCCGACCCCGCCTGGGTGCTTCCCGGGCGGTTCGTGCCGTTCGACGAGCCCCGCTCGGTGACGGTGGGCGCGGCCGTCCCCGGGCTTGAGCACGTCTACCAGGCGCCGGGCGCCGTCGAGTTCGACGTGGACGGAGAGCGGCACCGGTTGACCGCGTTCAACGGGGGCGCGCCCGGCGCGCTGCTGCTGCTCTTCACGGACGCCACCTCGGGCGTCACCACCTATCCGGCCAGCCGCTCGCTGGCCCTGGACCCGCCGGACGCCGCAGGGCGGGTGACCGTCGATCTCAACCGCGCGGCCAACCTGCCCTGCGCCTACACCGACCACGCCACCTGCCCGCTGCCACCCGCCGGGAACCGGCTGCCGGTCGCCGTCGAGGCGGGGGAACGCCTCCCGCTGGAACGCGGCGGAGCCCCGGACTGA
- a CDS encoding ABC transporter substrate-binding protein yields the protein MPSSRLPAPRRLSGPKGWTTATATAVALSLVLTGCGSDGDQDASGNAAAGDPVDGGTVTYGFTEAPDCVDSRQRPQLNSRTIGRQLADTLTEQDPATGEVLPWLATSWSVSDDVTAFTFELRDDVTFSDGETFDAEAVKANFDAVVELGALAPQGSSFLAGYQESVVEDEFVVTVRFEEPNAQFLQATATQSLIQLSPASLGNEPADLCQGDFAGSGPFTLESFTPDSTVELVRRDDYAWASPIAENQGAAHVERVVLEGIPEGSVRQGSLTSGQVDVIESVPASGLAQLESDDRFTVDSVVLPAIAIPYVPLVHSPKLGDADTRRALSLALDREAIVSAVYNGVSQPATGVLTSTNPGHLDQSDEVRYDPEAAEELLDRAGWDTVGDDGIRENADGERLSLTITYASGSPESEQQHQLAQQQWAEVGIELTLDPVAELPLVQMDEYPGDIATWSQTRADVDVIRLVYSSFHPEMSMLYNHPDEELDALLSSLQTTVDSEERLEIAEQAQRRIIEQGYSVPVYDRVWAYGYPNELGGFATDIEGKALLNEVWLTS from the coding sequence ATGCCCTCCTCACGTCTGCCAGCACCGAGACGCCTGTCCGGCCCCAAGGGCTGGACCACCGCCACGGCGACCGCCGTGGCCCTCTCCCTCGTCCTCACCGGCTGCGGCTCCGACGGGGACCAGGACGCGTCGGGCAACGCCGCCGCCGGCGATCCGGTGGACGGCGGCACCGTCACCTACGGCTTCACCGAGGCCCCCGACTGCGTGGACTCCCGGCAGCGCCCGCAGCTCAACTCCCGCACGATCGGCCGGCAGTTGGCCGACACCCTCACCGAGCAGGACCCGGCGACCGGCGAGGTGCTGCCCTGGCTGGCGACGTCCTGGTCGGTGAGCGACGACGTCACCGCGTTCACCTTCGAACTGCGTGACGATGTGACGTTCAGCGACGGCGAGACGTTCGACGCCGAGGCCGTCAAGGCCAACTTCGACGCCGTCGTCGAGCTCGGCGCGCTCGCCCCGCAGGGCAGCAGCTTCCTGGCCGGCTACCAGGAGAGCGTCGTCGAGGACGAGTTCGTCGTCACCGTCCGGTTCGAGGAGCCCAACGCGCAGTTCCTCCAGGCGACCGCGACCCAGTCCCTGATCCAGCTCTCCCCCGCCTCCCTCGGCAACGAGCCGGCGGACCTCTGCCAGGGCGACTTCGCCGGCTCCGGGCCCTTCACGCTGGAGAGCTTCACGCCGGACTCCACGGTGGAGCTGGTCCGCCGCGACGACTACGCCTGGGCGTCGCCGATCGCCGAGAACCAGGGCGCGGCGCATGTCGAGCGCGTGGTGCTGGAGGGCATCCCCGAGGGCAGCGTCCGGCAGGGCAGCCTCACCAGCGGCCAGGTCGACGTCATCGAGTCCGTACCGGCCTCGGGCCTGGCCCAGTTGGAGAGCGACGACCGGTTCACCGTGGACAGCGTCGTGCTCCCCGCCATCGCCATCCCCTATGTGCCGCTGGTGCACAGCCCCAAGCTGGGCGACGCCGACACCCGCCGCGCGCTCAGCCTGGCGCTGGATCGGGAGGCCATCGTCTCGGCCGTCTACAACGGCGTGAGCCAGCCCGCCACCGGCGTGCTGACCAGCACCAACCCCGGGCACCTCGACCAGTCGGACGAGGTCAGGTACGACCCGGAGGCCGCCGAGGAGCTGCTGGACCGCGCCGGTTGGGACACCGTGGGCGACGACGGGATACGCGAGAACGCGGACGGCGAGCGGCTGAGCCTCACCATCACCTACGCCAGCGGCAGCCCCGAGTCCGAGCAGCAGCACCAACTCGCCCAGCAGCAGTGGGCGGAGGTCGGCATCGAGCTGACGCTCGACCCGGTCGCCGAACTCCCGCTGGTCCAGATGGACGAGTACCCGGGCGACATCGCCACCTGGAGCCAGACCCGCGCCGACGTGGATGTGATCCGGCTGGTCTACTCCTCGTTCCACCCCGAGATGAGCATGCTCTACAACCACCCCGACGAGGAGTTGGACGCGCTGCTCAGCTCGCTCCAGACCACGGTGGACTCCGAGGAGCGGCTGGAGATCGCCGAGCAGGCGCAGCGCCGCATCATCGAGCAGGGCTACTCGGTGCCCGTCTACGACCGGGTGTGGGCCTACGGCTATCCGAACGAACTGGGCGGCTTCGCCACCGACATCGAGGGCAAGGCGCTGCTCAACGAGGTCTGGCTGACCTCGTGA
- a CDS encoding ABC transporter permease, with protein MVQDSPSVTLAKSPDPTGTPALRRRPPTRLGLRPGELVRRPMLLLAVLYVVLVAGWTMAPGLFAGQDPLLTDASKSLTEPGSAHWFGTDNLGRDVYARVVHGTRVSIVAGLLAVALSLVVGSLLGVLAGYAGGWLDQALMRLVEVLVVIPGLLLSLAVVSILGFGTTNVAIAVGIAGIPSFARVVRAEVLRIRGSTYVAAAVTSGHRTPTILLRHVVPNASPPVLVLAALDIGGAVLSIAALSFLGFGAAPPAPELGAMVSQGRDYIATAWWLTTFPGVAIALLVLSTSRIARALERTGVSS; from the coding sequence GTGGTACAGGACTCCCCCAGCGTCACCCTCGCCAAGTCCCCCGATCCGACCGGGACCCCGGCCCTCAGGCGTCGGCCGCCCACCCGCCTCGGGCTGCGGCCCGGGGAGCTGGTGCGCCGCCCCATGCTGCTGCTGGCCGTGCTCTATGTCGTGCTGGTGGCCGGCTGGACGATGGCGCCCGGTCTTTTCGCCGGCCAGGACCCGCTGCTCACCGACGCGTCCAAGAGCCTGACCGAACCGGGCTCGGCGCACTGGTTCGGCACCGACAACCTGGGCCGGGACGTCTACGCCCGGGTGGTGCACGGCACCCGGGTCTCGATCGTCGCCGGGCTGCTGGCCGTCGCGCTGTCGCTGGTCGTCGGCTCGCTGCTGGGCGTGCTCGCCGGCTACGCGGGCGGCTGGCTCGACCAGGCGCTGATGCGGCTGGTCGAAGTCCTCGTCGTCATCCCCGGGTTGCTGCTCTCCCTGGCGGTGGTCTCCATCCTCGGCTTCGGCACCACCAACGTGGCGATCGCCGTCGGCATCGCCGGCATCCCCAGCTTCGCCCGGGTGGTGCGGGCCGAGGTGCTGCGCATCAGGGGCAGCACCTATGTGGCCGCCGCCGTCACCAGCGGCCACCGCACCCCGACGATCCTGCTGCGCCATGTGGTGCCCAACGCCTCACCCCCCGTCCTGGTGTTGGCCGCGCTGGACATCGGCGGCGCCGTCCTGTCCATCGCCGCGCTGAGCTTCCTCGGCTTCGGGGCCGCGCCGCCGGCGCCCGAGCTGGGCGCGATGGTCTCGCAGGGCCGGGACTACATCGCGACCGCCTGGTGGCTGACCACCTTCCCCGGCGTGGCCATCGCCCTGCTCGTCCTGTCCACCAGCCGCATCGCCCGCGCCCTGGAGCGCACCGGAGTGTCCTCGTGA